In a single window of the Sphingobium cloacae genome:
- a CDS encoding retroviral-like aspartic protease family protein, which produces MSRTIGQSVDLVLGTDLFIDRCVAIDFGRRRYSLSPSGTFQGGAGWKVLPVSRGDKQELLTLVTLPHGGPVSMMVDTGNSNALIVSQAVLQDRALAEGRPQSSALIAGVDGVQTAGLVTIDGVQFGGLTLDGIPSIAMPRWLPARAVGNVGLPLIAQFDVVFDISSSRLWVRPLRKAQRLPLLKDRSGLGLQADRSALVVVHVARGSPAARDDWVVGTRIVAVNGQRINGGYTHGQLWKWRFDRPGTVVKLLLDTGRIVPLELEDYY; this is translated from the coding sequence GTGTCGAGGACGATTGGCCAATCGGTCGATCTGGTGCTTGGCACCGATCTATTCATCGATCGATGTGTTGCGATCGACTTTGGGCGACGCCGCTACTCGCTCTCGCCAAGCGGCACATTTCAGGGCGGCGCTGGCTGGAAGGTTCTGCCGGTGTCGCGGGGAGACAAGCAAGAGCTGCTGACGCTAGTCACCCTTCCTCACGGCGGACCTGTGTCAATGATGGTCGACACGGGCAACTCGAACGCCCTGATCGTATCTCAAGCCGTGCTTCAGGACCGGGCTTTGGCGGAAGGCCGGCCACAATCCAGCGCTCTGATCGCAGGCGTGGACGGCGTGCAGACGGCGGGCCTGGTCACGATCGACGGCGTGCAATTCGGTGGACTAACGCTCGACGGCATACCCTCGATCGCGATGCCCCGTTGGCTGCCGGCGCGTGCGGTCGGAAATGTCGGCCTCCCGCTGATCGCTCAGTTCGATGTGGTATTCGACATTTCGAGCAGCCGTCTTTGGGTGCGCCCGCTCCGCAAAGCCCAACGACTTCCTTTGCTCAAAGACCGAAGCGGCCTTGGGCTTCAGGCCGATCGATCGGCCCTGGTCGTTGTCCATGTCGCGCGAGGAAGCCCCGCCGCGCGTGATGATTGGGTTGTGGGAACCCGGATCGTCGCCGTGAACGGACAACGCATCAACGGGGGATACACCCATGGCCAGCTTTGGAAATGGCGGTTCGACCGGCCAGGCACCGTCGTGAAGCTACTTCTCGACACGGGCAGAATAGTCCCGTTGGAGCTTGAAGATTATTACTAG
- a CDS encoding TFIIB-type zinc ribbon-containing protein, producing MEDNRTSKGLLCPTCRVDLVMSERQGIEIDYCPQCRGVWLDRGELDKIIERSVADDGVRPLGGRLGMFDEQRGHGDQHGHGGHGGKHGYERGGHGRRKGFLRELFD from the coding sequence ATGGAAGATAATCGAACCTCTAAAGGCTTGTTATGCCCAACGTGCCGCGTTGATTTGGTTATGAGCGAGCGCCAAGGCATCGAGATCGACTATTGCCCGCAATGTCGCGGGGTCTGGCTCGACCGTGGCGAACTCGACAAGATCATCGAACGCAGCGTCGCCGACGACGGGGTGAGGCCGCTGGGCGGCCGTCTTGGAATGTTCGACGAACAGCGCGGCCATGGCGATCAGCACGGCCATGGCGGTCATGGCGGAAAGCATGGCTACGAGCGCGGGGGTCATGGCCGGCGCAAGGGCTTCCTGCGCGAATTGTTCGACTGA
- the copM gene encoding CopM family metallochaperone yields MRKRVIFVCLPALFLIGCSQAKDNRREASAAAADMSQHQPMPVHPSSGDADTDFLQAMIPHHQGAIDMARDEIAKGSDPKVLALAQKVIQDQQAEITQMEKWLADRRSQRQETK; encoded by the coding sequence ATGCGTAAACGAGTAATATTCGTTTGTCTGCCGGCACTGTTTTTGATCGGCTGCTCGCAAGCCAAGGACAACCGGCGTGAAGCGTCGGCCGCAGCGGCCGATATGTCGCAACATCAACCGATGCCGGTCCATCCGTCGTCGGGCGATGCCGATACGGACTTCCTGCAAGCCATGATCCCTCACCATCAAGGGGCGATCGACATGGCACGCGATGAAATCGCGAAAGGGAGCGATCCCAAGGTGCTCGCGCTCGCGCAGAAGGTGATTCAGGACCAGCAAGCCGAGATCACGCAGATGGAAAAGTGGCTCGCTGATCGCCGCTCGCAACGCCAGGAGACGAAGTGA
- a CDS encoding cation diffusion facilitator family transporter: MAHDHAGEAGHSHDHTAGANAKMLTWALGLTATYLVAEVIGGFVFNSLALLSDAAHMLTDVAALIIALMAIKLGGKSADDKRTFGYRRFEILAAAFNAVLLFCIAIYVFVEAIKRFNAPQEVQSWGMMIVAAIGLAVNFISMRLLMSGKDASFNVKGAYLEVWADMIGSVGVILGALAIKFTGFTWIDPIVAVGIGLWVLPRTWILLRDTTNVLLEGVPAGLTLGEIRSEIAALPGVAGLHDLHVWSTSNEEISCTVHVVLQSDADGDSTRTAVQAMLRDKHRIEHSTVQTERSEAPCDGQEHLHQ; the protein is encoded by the coding sequence ATGGCGCACGATCATGCGGGTGAAGCCGGCCACAGCCACGATCATACTGCCGGCGCCAATGCCAAGATGCTGACTTGGGCCCTTGGCTTGACGGCGACCTATCTGGTGGCCGAAGTCATCGGCGGCTTCGTGTTCAACAGCCTCGCTCTGCTGTCCGATGCCGCGCACATGCTGACCGACGTTGCCGCGCTCATCATAGCGCTCATGGCGATCAAGCTCGGCGGCAAAAGTGCCGACGACAAGCGAACCTTCGGCTACCGTAGGTTTGAAATACTCGCGGCGGCCTTCAACGCCGTCCTCCTGTTCTGCATCGCGATCTATGTTTTCGTTGAAGCCATCAAGCGCTTCAATGCCCCGCAGGAAGTCCAGTCGTGGGGCATGATGATTGTCGCCGCGATCGGTCTGGCGGTGAATTTCATTTCGATGCGCCTGCTGATGTCCGGCAAGGATGCCAGCTTCAACGTCAAGGGTGCCTATCTGGAAGTGTGGGCCGACATGATCGGCTCGGTTGGGGTGATCCTCGGCGCGCTGGCGATCAAGTTCACGGGCTTCACCTGGATCGATCCCATCGTTGCCGTCGGCATCGGCCTTTGGGTCTTGCCGCGCACCTGGATTTTGCTCCGCGACACGACCAACGTGCTGCTTGAAGGTGTCCCGGCCGGTCTGACGCTCGGCGAGATACGATCGGAGATCGCGGCCCTCCCCGGCGTCGCCGGTCTTCACGACCTCCATGTCTGGTCGACGAGCAACGAAGAGATTAGCTGCACCGTCCATGTCGTCCTGCAATCGGACGCGGACGGCGACAGCACCCGCACAGCGGTTCAGGCAATGCTCCGCGACAAGCATCGGATCGAACATTCAACGGTCCAAACCGAGCGATCCGAAGCCCCCTGCGACGGCCAAGAACACCTTCACCAATAG
- a CDS encoding heavy metal translocating P-type ATPase encodes MDDKLKLDIPVILPDLPDAADACLDRLVSTLVSRDGVDRAHVICVDGDEPAALCIHFDAGKLPLSRVREMVKAAGAEITERFGHAIWQAKGINHERRARTVSEALSAMKGVVQANASTSGSIRVEYDRRETTEQDIRGALAKLNVGLGKRIAADDHAGHDHAGHDHAGHDHSGHSHGPGGHGQKEEKHGPGDGHDHAHGGILGPNTELIFALACGAALGIGFAIEKLVTGAPSWLPLALFIAAYVFGGFYTLREAIENLRLKRFEIDTLMLVAAAGAAALGAWAEGALLLFLFSLGHALEHYAMGRAKRAIEALAELAPRTAMVRRDDGGTSEVPVEELKLGDIIIVKPDERVAADGFIVKGTTAINQAPVTGESMPVDKRPVQDDEAARQNPDKVDAASRVFAGTINGSGLVEIEVTRLSTESTLAKVVKMVSEAETQKSPTQRFTDRFEKFFVPAVLALSFLLLFAWVVVDEPFRASFYRAMAVLVAASPCALAIATPSAVLSGVARAARGGVLVKGGAPLELLGSLDAIAFDKTGTLTKGEPRIQEVIPAPGVAKEDLMAIAVAVESLSDHPLAQAIARDGRDHIGDKAVPSADNLKSLTGRGVSAVVGEDEVLIGKAEMFGADGIAPLSAEMTEAIEKLRAGGQTSMIVRRDGKDMGAIGLLDTPRETAKAALEQLRAIGIKRMIMISGDHQRAAEAIAKDVGIDEAWGDLMPEDKVEAIKKLRAETKVAMVGDGVNDAPAMATATVGIAMGAAGSDVALETADVALMADDLSHLPFAVGLSRSTRWVIRQNVFVSLGVVAFLVPATILGLGIGPAVAMHEGSTLLVVFNALRLLAYRDTTDRVTGRQGAAA; translated from the coding sequence ATGGACGATAAACTCAAGCTCGACATACCGGTCATCCTTCCCGATCTGCCCGACGCGGCTGACGCCTGCCTTGATCGCCTCGTCTCTACGCTGGTCTCCCGCGATGGGGTCGATCGCGCGCATGTCATCTGCGTCGATGGCGATGAGCCGGCGGCCCTGTGCATCCATTTCGATGCGGGCAAGCTGCCTCTGTCGCGCGTGCGCGAAATGGTGAAGGCGGCGGGTGCCGAAATTACCGAGCGGTTCGGCCATGCGATCTGGCAGGCCAAGGGGATCAATCACGAGCGCCGCGCCCGCACGGTGAGCGAAGCGCTCAGCGCCATGAAAGGGGTTGTCCAGGCAAACGCCAGCACGAGCGGATCGATCAGGGTCGAATATGATCGCCGCGAAACGACGGAACAGGACATTCGCGGCGCTTTGGCCAAGCTGAACGTCGGTCTCGGGAAAAGGATCGCGGCCGACGACCACGCCGGCCACGATCATGCTGGCCACGATCATGCCGGACACGATCACTCCGGGCACAGCCACGGTCCCGGCGGCCACGGGCAAAAGGAAGAGAAGCATGGCCCCGGTGACGGCCACGATCATGCCCATGGCGGGATACTCGGACCCAATACTGAGCTGATCTTCGCGCTCGCTTGCGGCGCGGCGCTGGGCATCGGCTTTGCGATCGAGAAGCTGGTGACGGGCGCGCCCTCGTGGCTGCCGCTCGCGCTCTTTATCGCCGCCTATGTCTTCGGCGGCTTCTACACGCTGCGCGAGGCGATCGAGAATTTGCGCTTGAAGCGATTTGAGATCGATACGCTGATGCTGGTTGCCGCTGCCGGCGCTGCGGCCCTCGGGGCCTGGGCGGAAGGCGCGCTGCTGCTGTTCCTGTTCAGCCTCGGCCATGCACTCGAACATTACGCCATGGGCCGCGCCAAGCGAGCGATCGAGGCGCTTGCCGAGCTGGCCCCGCGCACCGCCATGGTGCGCCGGGACGACGGCGGGACGAGCGAGGTTCCGGTTGAGGAATTGAAGCTCGGCGACATCATCATCGTGAAGCCCGATGAGCGGGTCGCTGCCGACGGTTTCATCGTCAAGGGCACGACGGCGATCAATCAGGCCCCGGTCACGGGCGAGAGTATGCCCGTCGACAAGCGGCCCGTGCAGGATGATGAAGCGGCACGCCAGAACCCTGATAAGGTCGATGCGGCCAGTCGGGTGTTCGCCGGCACCATCAACGGTAGCGGCCTCGTCGAGATCGAGGTCACGCGACTGTCGACCGAAAGCACGCTCGCCAAAGTGGTCAAGATGGTCAGCGAGGCGGAGACGCAAAAATCGCCGACCCAGCGGTTCACGGATCGCTTCGAGAAGTTTTTCGTGCCGGCGGTGCTGGCGCTGTCCTTCCTGCTGCTGTTCGCCTGGGTGGTGGTCGACGAGCCGTTCCGCGCTAGCTTTTATCGCGCCATGGCCGTGCTGGTCGCAGCCAGCCCGTGCGCGCTCGCCATCGCGACCCCCAGCGCCGTCCTGTCCGGCGTTGCGCGTGCGGCCCGTGGCGGCGTTCTCGTCAAGGGCGGCGCGCCGCTCGAACTGCTCGGCTCGCTCGATGCGATCGCCTTCGACAAGACAGGCACGCTGACCAAGGGGGAGCCGCGCATTCAGGAGGTCATCCCGGCGCCAGGCGTAGCCAAGGAAGACCTGATGGCGATCGCCGTGGCGGTCGAATCGCTGAGCGATCATCCGCTTGCGCAGGCAATCGCCCGCGACGGTCGCGATCATATCGGCGACAAGGCGGTCCCCTCGGCCGACAATCTCAAGAGCCTGACCGGCCGCGGCGTCTCGGCTGTCGTCGGCGAGGATGAAGTGCTGATCGGCAAGGCCGAAATGTTCGGTGCCGATGGGATCGCGCCTCTGTCAGCCGAAATGACGGAGGCGATCGAAAAGCTGCGGGCGGGAGGGCAGACGAGCATGATCGTCCGCCGCGACGGCAAGGACATGGGCGCGATCGGCCTGCTCGACACGCCCCGCGAGACGGCCAAGGCCGCTCTCGAACAGCTTCGGGCAATCGGCATCAAGCGCATGATTATGATCTCGGGCGATCATCAGCGCGCCGCCGAAGCGATCGCCAAGGATGTCGGCATCGACGAAGCATGGGGCGATCTCATGCCCGAAGACAAGGTTGAGGCGATCAAGAAGCTCCGCGCCGAAACCAAGGTCGCCATGGTCGGCGACGGCGTGAACGACGCCCCGGCGATGGCCACGGCGACGGTAGGCATCGCCATGGGAGCCGCCGGGTCCGACGTGGCGCTTGAAACAGCCGATGTCGCCCTGATGGCCGACGATCTCTCGCATCTGCCGTTCGCGGTCGGCCTGAGCCGAAGCACCCGCTGGGTGATCCGACAGAACGTCTTTGTTAGCCTCGGCGTCGTCGCCTTCCTCGTGCCCGCGACCATTCTCGGGCTCGGCATCGGGCCGGCGGTCGCGATGCACGAAGGATCGACGCTGCTGGTCGTCTTCAACGCACTGCGGCTTCTCGCCTACCGAGATACGACCGATAGGGTAACGGGCCGCCAGGGAGCCGCCGCATGA
- a CDS encoding NRAMP family divalent metal transporter produces the protein MKLGARVRSIALFEQLGPGLVTGAADDDPSGIATYSQAGAQFGFGLLWTMVLTYPLMTAVQLISAHIGRVTGCGLAKNMGDVLWRPFVTFLVLLLFLANTINIGADLAAMGAAAELVTGGSAHIFTFGFAAFSLLLQLFLPYQRYAGLLKWLTLTLLAYVAVLFMVKLDWMGVAKGLTIPRTEGKGAIVTIVAIFGTTISPYLFFWQSAQETEEVHRNPHEEPLVDAPWQARREFRRMRLDTFAGMAVSNLVALAIMIGTAATLHASGSVTINTAADAAKALQPVAGPFAFLLFSLGIIGTGLLAVPVLAGSAAYAIGEARGWKCGLDQRPWEAVGFYTVISLATLLGIGIDWSDLDPIKALFWSAVINGVVAVPIMVAMMLVVSRRRAMGKFAASGKLLFFGWAATAVMAAAAIAMIVLQ, from the coding sequence ATGAAACTCGGGGCGCGGGTTCGCTCGATCGCCCTTTTCGAGCAGCTCGGCCCCGGTCTCGTCACAGGTGCCGCCGATGACGATCCAAGCGGCATCGCGACCTATTCCCAAGCTGGCGCTCAGTTCGGCTTTGGGCTGCTGTGGACGATGGTGCTGACCTATCCGCTGATGACGGCCGTCCAGCTCATCAGCGCGCATATCGGTCGTGTGACGGGCTGTGGCCTGGCAAAGAACATGGGCGACGTTCTCTGGCGGCCGTTTGTCACGTTCCTCGTCCTGCTGCTCTTTCTCGCCAACACGATCAACATCGGCGCCGATCTGGCGGCGATGGGGGCCGCCGCCGAGCTGGTGACGGGCGGAAGCGCCCACATTTTCACCTTCGGCTTCGCGGCCTTCTCGCTGCTCCTACAGCTTTTCCTCCCATACCAACGCTATGCCGGTCTGCTGAAATGGCTGACCCTGACGCTGCTCGCCTATGTCGCGGTCCTCTTCATGGTGAAGCTCGATTGGATGGGCGTGGCCAAGGGCCTCACTATCCCCCGCACCGAGGGCAAGGGCGCGATCGTCACCATCGTCGCGATCTTCGGCACCACGATCAGCCCCTATCTGTTCTTCTGGCAGAGCGCGCAGGAAACCGAGGAAGTCCATCGCAATCCGCACGAAGAGCCCCTGGTCGACGCGCCGTGGCAGGCCCGGCGCGAGTTCCGGCGGATGCGCCTCGATACCTTCGCGGGCATGGCAGTCTCCAACCTTGTCGCGCTGGCGATCATGATCGGCACGGCTGCGACGCTCCATGCGTCGGGAAGTGTTACGATCAACACCGCCGCCGATGCAGCCAAGGCCCTGCAGCCGGTCGCCGGCCCCTTCGCTTTCCTCCTGTTCAGCCTCGGGATCATCGGCACCGGACTGCTCGCGGTGCCCGTGCTCGCCGGATCGGCCGCCTATGCGATCGGTGAGGCTCGCGGTTGGAAATGCGGGCTCGATCAGCGCCCTTGGGAAGCCGTTGGCTTCTACACAGTGATCTCGTTGGCCACGCTGCTCGGGATCGGCATTGACTGGTCGGACCTCGACCCGATCAAGGCGCTGTTTTGGAGCGCGGTTATCAACGGCGTGGTGGCAGTGCCGATTATGGTCGCCATGATGCTCGTCGTTTCCCGGCGACGCGCGATGGGCAAGTTCGCCGCCTCGGGAAAATTGCTCTTCTTCGGTTGGGCGGCGACTGCCGTCATGGCCGCAGCGGCCATCGCCATGATCGTCTTGCAATAG
- a CDS encoding MgtC/SapB family protein has product MTLPSWWEALSHILSLGLAYALALPVGWDREKDARSAGIRTFPLVAIASCGFVLVGIAILGRTDPAQARILEGLITGVGFIGGGAILKHRGKASGTATAASLWATGALGAAVGYGLFDIAVVLSLTTFLTLRCSRPLKRATHDQTGALDRS; this is encoded by the coding sequence ATGACGCTGCCGTCTTGGTGGGAAGCCCTGTCCCACATCCTGAGCCTTGGACTGGCCTATGCACTCGCCTTGCCGGTTGGCTGGGACCGCGAAAAAGACGCGCGCAGCGCCGGCATTCGCACCTTCCCGCTCGTGGCGATCGCCAGTTGCGGATTCGTGCTGGTCGGCATCGCGATCCTCGGCCGGACCGATCCTGCCCAAGCCCGGATTCTCGAAGGCTTGATTACGGGTGTGGGCTTCATTGGGGGCGGTGCGATTTTGAAGCATCGCGGCAAGGCATCGGGCACCGCGACCGCTGCGAGCCTGTGGGCGACCGGGGCCCTCGGGGCTGCTGTCGGCTATGGCCTTTTTGACATCGCTGTGGTCCTGAGCCTGACCACCTTTCTAACGCTGCGTTGCTCGCGACCGTTGAAGCGCGCGACGCACGACCAAACCGGGGCGCTGGACAGGTCGTGA
- a CDS encoding ZIP family metal transporter: MSAILYTLIPLAAVLAGAILSTVRRPGAGFVSAMQHLAAGVVFAAAATEILPQIKHDASPVATLLGGMAGVAVMLLLKELEGRAKGPVAMLGAVGIDILVDGLVLGLAFVAGEKAGILLTVALTLEVLFLGLTVTAELGETIASKLRVIATVFGLSLLLPLGAAIAMPVAVLPTPVIVGFLSFGLMALLYLVTEELLAEAHERPDSPLISAMFFVGFLGLLVIEELLP, encoded by the coding sequence ATGTCGGCGATTCTCTACACCCTTATTCCACTTGCGGCAGTTCTCGCAGGCGCGATCCTGTCGACAGTCCGGCGTCCCGGTGCCGGCTTTGTCAGCGCCATGCAGCATCTTGCGGCGGGCGTCGTTTTCGCCGCCGCCGCGACCGAGATCCTGCCGCAAATCAAGCATGACGCCTCTCCCGTCGCGACCCTGCTAGGCGGCATGGCCGGCGTCGCCGTCATGCTGCTTTTGAAGGAGTTGGAGGGCCGCGCCAAAGGGCCGGTGGCGATGCTCGGCGCGGTCGGGATCGACATTCTCGTTGATGGCCTGGTCCTCGGCCTCGCCTTCGTCGCGGGGGAGAAAGCCGGTATCCTTTTGACCGTCGCCCTGACCCTGGAAGTCCTATTTCTTGGGCTGACCGTCACGGCGGAACTCGGCGAGACGATCGCATCGAAGCTGCGCGTGATCGCGACGGTGTTCGGTTTGAGCTTGCTGCTGCCGTTGGGCGCAGCGATCGCCATGCCGGTCGCGGTGTTGCCGACGCCCGTGATCGTCGGCTTTCTGAGCTTCGGCCTGATGGCGCTGCTCTACCTCGTCACCGAAGAGTTGCTGGCCGAAGCCCATGAACGGCCAGACAGCCCACTTATCAGCGCGATGTTCTTCGTCGGTTTCCTCGGCCTTCTCGTGATCGAAGAGCTACTGCCATGA
- a CDS encoding SCO family protein gives MSVPQGNDAVEIVTMIRTSNPRLTLILTLVSIVALGIGVALWQVTSDRHTPMADAPLAGAKIGGSFRLIDQDGKSLSSDSFNGRYRLMYFGYTYCPDICPTDAKKMGQALRAFEGSDPERGARVQPIMITIDPERDTPAVMKQFVAAFHPRLIGLTGTPEQIKTVLSTFSIYGRRVGPAGSPNYLMDHSAIMYLMDRDGKPITFFARDATPEQIAADLAKYVA, from the coding sequence ATGTCGGTGCCGCAAGGTAACGACGCTGTTGAGATTGTGACCATGATACGAACATCGAATCCCCGCCTGACGCTCATCCTCACCCTTGTTTCCATCGTGGCCCTCGGCATCGGGGTGGCACTTTGGCAAGTGACTTCCGATCGCCATACCCCGATGGCCGACGCTCCCCTGGCCGGCGCGAAGATTGGCGGTTCCTTCCGGCTGATCGATCAGGACGGTAAGTCGCTGAGCAGCGACAGCTTCAACGGCCGCTATCGACTGATGTATTTCGGCTATACCTACTGCCCGGACATTTGCCCGACCGATGCGAAGAAGATGGGCCAGGCGCTGCGCGCCTTTGAGGGCAGCGATCCGGAACGTGGGGCTCGCGTGCAACCGATCATGATAACGATCGATCCAGAGCGCGACACGCCTGCCGTGATGAAGCAGTTTGTGGCTGCGTTCCATCCTCGCCTGATCGGACTGACCGGCACGCCTGAGCAGATTAAGACGGTGCTCTCGACATTTTCGATTTACGGCCGCCGCGTAGGGCCGGCGGGGTCTCCCAATTATCTGATGGACCATAGCGCGATCATGTATCTGATGGATCGCGACGGGAAACCCATCACCTTTTTCGCGCGGGACGCTACGCCAGAGCAGATCGCCGCCGATCTCGCAAAATATGTCGCGTAA
- a CDS encoding IS1380-like element ISSp1 family transposase translates to MNDDIASSFGFPAVGRKKITAAFDGGRLTSDGGVLLLAQAERAMGICQRLAACIADPRDPARVIHRLDDILRARVFAIACGYEDADDLDALRDDPGFRLALGKLPESGAGLASQPTMSRWENAPTTRELASMMAAMIDIYCASYPAPPTAVTLDIDDTCDVVHGYQQLSFWNGHHGERCFLPIHIYDTATGRPVAMLLRTGKTPSGKEAAGHIRRLVRHLRRNWPDTHITIRGDGHYGRPEVMAYCDAARVDYVFGLPTNSALRADPAIVAVADACAVKRAQRQCPVLRNYAETRYGAKTWKCQRRVVARIEASTLGMDIRYVVTSLATGSAEHIYDTLYCARGQAENLIKRHKSQLASDRTSCRSANANQMRLILHTAAYWLLWRIQQAMPRTAALASAEFTTLRLRLLKVAARVVESASRIRIAFASACPDADLFRALVLRLKPAPT, encoded by the coding sequence ATGAACGATGATATCGCAAGCTCATTTGGATTCCCAGCAGTCGGCCGCAAGAAAATCACAGCTGCGTTCGACGGTGGCCGGCTTACCTCGGATGGCGGTGTTCTACTGCTTGCACAGGCCGAGCGCGCGATGGGGATTTGCCAGCGCCTGGCGGCTTGTATTGCCGATCCGCGCGATCCAGCGCGGGTGATCCATCGCCTGGATGACATTCTGCGTGCCCGTGTGTTCGCGATTGCGTGCGGCTATGAGGATGCCGATGATCTCGATGCTCTGCGCGACGATCCAGGCTTCCGCCTGGCGCTCGGCAAGCTGCCGGAATCGGGCGCGGGGCTGGCCAGCCAACCGACGATGAGCCGGTGGGAAAATGCACCGACTACGCGCGAACTGGCCAGCATGATGGCCGCGATGATCGACATCTACTGCGCCAGCTATCCCGCCCCTCCGACAGCGGTCACGCTGGATATCGACGACACGTGCGACGTCGTGCATGGCTATCAACAGCTCTCGTTCTGGAACGGGCATCATGGGGAGCGCTGCTTCCTACCGATCCATATCTACGACACCGCGACCGGCAGGCCGGTGGCCATGCTGCTGCGCACAGGCAAGACGCCTTCTGGAAAGGAGGCGGCGGGGCACATCCGACGCCTGGTGCGTCACCTGCGCCGTAATTGGCCCGATACCCACATCACTATCCGCGGCGACGGGCACTATGGTCGACCCGAGGTCATGGCCTACTGCGATGCGGCCCGCGTCGATTACGTGTTCGGCCTGCCCACCAATTCAGCGCTGCGCGCCGATCCCGCCATTGTTGCGGTCGCCGATGCCTGCGCGGTCAAGCGCGCCCAGCGTCAGTGTCCCGTCCTGCGCAACTATGCCGAGACCCGCTATGGGGCAAAGACCTGGAAGTGCCAGCGTCGCGTCGTTGCACGGATCGAGGCCAGCACGCTGGGCATGGACATCCGCTATGTCGTCACCTCGTTGGCAACAGGATCGGCCGAGCACATCTACGACACGCTCTACTGCGCGCGTGGTCAGGCCGAGAACCTGATCAAGCGCCACAAGTCCCAGCTCGCCAGCGACCGAACCTCGTGCCGCTCGGCCAATGCCAATCAGATGCGCCTGATACTGCACACTGCCGCATACTGGCTGCTATGGCGCATCCAGCAGGCGATGCCCAGGACCGCTGCTCTGGCAAGCGCGGAGTTTACCACCTTGCGCCTGCGGCTGCTCAAGGTCGCTGCGCGCGTCGTAGAAAGTGCTAGCCGCATCCGCATTGCCTTCGCTTCCGCCTGTCCGGATGCCGACCTGTTCCGCGCCCTCGTTCTCCGGCTGAAGCCTGCGCCGACGTAG
- a CDS encoding AMP-binding protein: protein MQDNIGLFLTKRALLNPEREAFVDGTGSLRLTFKELNERSNRLANAFVEAGVKVGERVGILTMNGAEFVESYFALAKIGAVVVPLNWRLVPDELEFILRDSGVSRLVFDNEFQKTAAELHRRGDKTDVEHWLQICAEGECAPFAKSYCDFRNTGTVAEPQVRAAGDAILSIMYTSGTTGLPNPPYSPKVS from the coding sequence ATGCAGGATAACATTGGCCTGTTCCTCACGAAGCGGGCCTTGTTGAACCCTGAGCGGGAAGCCTTCGTCGACGGTACTGGCAGCCTGCGGCTGACCTTCAAGGAACTCAACGAGCGCAGCAATCGCCTGGCCAATGCTTTCGTTGAGGCTGGGGTCAAAGTGGGCGAACGCGTCGGCATCCTGACGATGAACGGCGCCGAATTCGTGGAATCCTATTTTGCTCTGGCGAAGATCGGCGCCGTTGTCGTGCCGCTGAACTGGCGTCTCGTGCCCGACGAGCTGGAATTCATTCTACGCGACTCCGGAGTCAGTCGTCTGGTTTTCGACAACGAGTTTCAGAAAACTGCAGCCGAGCTCCATCGCCGGGGTGACAAGACCGATGTCGAGCACTGGTTACAGATCTGCGCCGAGGGCGAATGCGCGCCGTTTGCGAAAAGCTATTGCGATTTTCGGAACACCGGCACCGTTGCGGAGCCTCAAGTGCGCGCCGCCGGCGATGCGATCCTGTCGATCATGTATACTTCCGGGACCACGGGCCTTCCTAACCCGCCTTATTCACCAAAAGTGTCCTGA